In Gemmatimonadetes bacterium T265, one DNA window encodes the following:
- a CDS encoding phosphate transport regulator, with protein MRLIPRDEHFFELFAELARRITTSGRLLHQLFSEPARLRELEGQMKSVEHEADGLVLQVNKRIDASFVTPIDREDIHLLANRLDNVVDLMDGTARRAVMFRITEARPPALALADVLVRAGAVIEEQVASMRRPSEVTARGQQIKKLEEEGDAIYQRAVGDLFDAEAGHPDPLEVIKWKELYDKLEDAIDECEDVSNVLESIALKNS; from the coding sequence GTGCGCCTGATCCCGCGGGACGAGCACTTCTTCGAGCTGTTCGCCGAGTTGGCCCGCCGCATCACGACGTCGGGCCGGCTGCTGCATCAGCTGTTTAGCGAGCCCGCGCGCCTCCGCGAGTTGGAGGGGCAGATGAAGAGTGTCGAGCACGAGGCGGACGGGCTCGTCCTGCAGGTCAACAAGCGCATCGACGCGAGCTTCGTGACGCCGATCGACCGCGAGGACATCCACCTGCTCGCCAACCGGCTCGACAACGTCGTCGACCTCATGGACGGCACGGCGCGGCGCGCGGTCATGTTCCGCATCACCGAGGCGCGCCCGCCGGCGCTCGCGCTCGCCGACGTGCTCGTGCGCGCGGGCGCGGTGATCGAGGAGCAGGTGGCGAGCATGCGCCGCCCCTCCGAGGTGACCGCGCGCGGCCAGCAGATCAAGAAGCTCGAGGAGGAGGGCGACGCGATCTACCAGCGCGCCGTCGGCGACCTCTTCGACGCCGAGGCCGGCCACCCCGACCCGCTCGAAGTCATCAAGTGGAAGGAGCTCTACGACAAGCTCGAGGACGCGATTGACGAGTGCGAGGACGTCTCGAACGTGCTCGAGAGCATCGCGCTGAAGAACTCCTAG